TTTGTGCTGGCAAATCAACTGTGATGATAGCAAGGAAAATGGAAAGAATAAGATGGTAGAATGAACGGTTCATATATAGGACGTTTGTTTTTGTTCAAATGTGTTTGCCTCAAAAATAACACGTCCTTCTGATAAAAAGATGATTTAGAACCAACAAAAACGCTATTGTCGTGTAATTGGCTTATAAAAGAAAAACCTTTCGCTCCAATGTATTCTTCGACACCTTCAATACTTGCCCAGCTTCCATTCCTTCAATGGTCAAACCTTCAATGGATGCCCGAATCAAGCGCAAGGTAGGAAAACCTACTTTGGCGGTCATTTTGCGGACTTGACGGTTTTTGCCTTCGGTCAGGGTCAGTTCAAGCCAAGAAGTAGGTTGGTTTTGCCGAAAACGGATGGGCGGGTCACGGTCAGGCACATTGGGTTCTTTTTTTAGTAGCGTCACCTGAGCAGTTTTTGTGCGGTACATCTTTGTACCCACTTTTATTTCTACGCCTTGCTTCAACTGCTTCAATGCTTCTGCTGTTGGGATGCCTTCTACTTGTACCCAATACGTGCGTTTGTGGGCAAACTGTGGATTCAAGAGGCGGTGATTGAGCGTTTTATCGTTGGTCAAAATCAGCAAACCTTCACTGTCGGTATCCAATCGCCCTACGGGATAGACGTTTTTGGGGAAAGGATATACTTCTGCCAATGTGCGTTTGGTATTGGAGGAATCAGTGAATTG
The Chitinophagales bacterium genome window above contains:
- a CDS encoding pseudouridine synthase; protein product: MSKNKPQLQYFLLYKPFNVLCQFTDSSNTKRTLAEVYPFPKNVYPVGRLDTDSEGLLILTNDKTLNHRLLNPQFAHKRTYWVQVEGIPTAEALKQLKQGVEIKVGTKMYRTKTAQVTLLKKEPNVPDRDPPIRFRQNQPTSWLELTLTEGKNRQVRKMTAKVGFPTLRLIRASIEGLTIEGMEAGQVLKVSKNTLERKVFLL